One part of the Andrena cerasifolii isolate SP2316 chromosome 4, iyAndCera1_principal, whole genome shotgun sequence genome encodes these proteins:
- the LOC143368104 gene encoding uncharacterized protein LOC143368104 isoform X4 — translation MYDCFNMAYQDNANAIHLNIKVNSENLLPIPQKYNAGSLRIPADPSWPKIPQRKLVDDVDDTIVPPCIVTLTGTPRRSRTVVQAPLNQSPKSTLTKDSAHSSFHQQRVASSMHTLKKLPGYVDPRFKKVTSVKRNQVTSMESLEEKAVQPDVAGCTELWSNGKLGKPIPKRDTNAQQVKLEEERLRITRRNEEVNAKSDLSPQIPRNSDLYGNTNKCIRESKENKNFNINEEVNSEQKHCINNSESKNVGNVSEDNGRNEITEKDKCMKNTSCYEYMQKLGVNDANTQVDISSTPVQDNNGQLFFVLDKKFQPHPLNAIHLDTITIPQEYVNQCYNVKVPVLTYKNIPMQIPPSAEANNAAQQCPNPCLTKNEAGQCAHPPNTELLNQFTQITSNKMQNMLKPLNNDTGKQIAGNRNICDSGKNIVKLQNSGPAESKDQCSKPHDNVPVTSASRTNASVPNRLECTKVQRQQESSDSEYYIPTVIKKSVHSNAFQRLNAKKAMYNTSGDETTDSEFITQKSVQKKELIGVNKLTLKANRIKTNMHGDVNSVHEPANFVSKERNEYLESVPPANVVTSDQDQPYQERKGAVYETQTRNKSEQNLPSARSECVKKLCRNSEPHITFKQKKATTKFSRKARSYFQKNPHPALADSDYTLVWPNCQSNRHKCSQMNIHKFNNYRTRKIGRRSNAKLPLHDRNATARIDNGVNFVEQKYLQDDQDMDSCQEMIKVLSKSCLQMERCKCDMSPGTNTDDTIERPKGISPKTQELLNKSYWEYYNKLRHKIQNTGSMERQYLHQLAMDTPEAKKRKTDELYDKELQAQSKLNPELQTLQQCSALSSMINKALDSNLQSDIAQTKQLCRNGSTNASPDPDAPNVNAKKVAANLTDTEPMFDKSRYNRNTDNDKKFLELKSIIFFGGMLYILIILLPMLYDYFYHEEYDHYEDLSYLELIMEYVLSSFKEAFGGALNGVKQIFFYPVLATVPVQMASQFQRQRRPRQATHEALLASRL, via the exons atgTACGATTGCTTCAATATGGCATACCAAGATAACGCAAATGCTATTCACTTGAACATAAAAG tAAACAGTGAGAACTTATTACCAATTCCACAAAAGTATAATGCAGGATCATTGCG caTACCGGCTGATCCTTCTTGGCCAAAAATACCACAACGCAAATTGGTTGATGATGTGGACGATACTATTGTACCTCCGTGCATAGTCACTTTAACCGGAACACCCAGAAGgagtcgcacagtggttcaagCCCCGTTGAACCA GTCTCCTAAATCTACGTTAACCAAGGACAGTGCACATTCTTCGTTTCATCAACAAAGAGTTGCCTCGAGTATGCACACCTTGAAGAAACTTCCTGGTTACGTCGATCCCCGTTTCAAAAA AGTTACGAGTGTTAAGAGAAATCAAGTGACGTCAATGGAATCGTTAGAGGAAAAGGCAGTGCAACCGGACGTTGCTGGCTGCACAGAACTTTGGAGTAATGGAAAACTGGGGAAGCCGATTCCTAAGAGAGATACTAATGC GCAACAGGTGAAACTGGAAGAAGAGAGGCTTCGCATCACAAGAAGAAACGAAGAGGTCAATGCGAAATCG GATTTATCGCCGCAAATTCCTCGCAACTCCGACTTGTACGGCAACACGAATAAATGTATTCGGGAGTCtaaagaaaataagaattttaatatCAATGAAGAAGTAAATTCAGAGCAGAAACattgtataaataattcggAATCGAAAAATGTGGGTAACGTTTCGGAGGATAATGGCAGAAATGAAATTACAGAGAAAGATAAATGTATGAAGAACACAAGTTGCTATGAATACATGCAAAAGTTAGGGGTGAATGACGCGAATACACAGGTGGACATAAGTTCTACACCAGTGCAA GACAACAATGGGCAGTTGTTTTTCGTGTTAGACAAGAAATTTCAGCCGCATCCTTTGAATGCGATACATCTCGATACAATCACTATACCTCAAGAATATGTAAATCAATGCTACAATGTAAAAGTTCCAGTTCTTACTTATAAAAACATTCCAATGCAAATACCACCCAGTGCAGAGGCAAATAATGCAGCGCAACAGTGTCCAAATCCATGTTTAACAAAAAATGAAGCAGGACAATGCGCGCATCCTCCTAACACTGAGTTATTGAATCAATTCACACAAATTACTTCGAACAAAATGCAAAACATGCTTAAACCTCTGAATAATG ACACTGGAAAGCAAATAGCTGGTAATAGAAATATCTGTGATAGTGGGAAGAATATAGTAAAGCTACAAAATTCTGGACCTGCTGAAAGCAAGGACCAGTGTTCGAAGCCACACGATAATGTTCCTGTTACGAGCGCATCCAGAACAAACGCAAGTGTACCCAACAGATTAGAGTGCACAAAAGTTCAGAGGCAACAAGAATCTAGCGATTCCGAGTACTATATTCCCACTGTGATTAAAAAGAGCGTACATAGTAATGCGTTTCAACGTTTGAACGCGAAGAAAGCTATGTACAATACAAGCGGGGATGAAACAACGGATTCTGAATTTATTACTCAGAAAAGTGTTCAGAAGAAAGAACTTATCGGTGTAAATAAACTCACACTAAAAGCTAATAGGATTAAAACTAACATGCACGGCGATGTGAATTCAGTTCACGAGCCGGCAAATTTTGTATCCAAAGAGAGAAACGAATATCTTGAGTCAGTACCACCAGCTAATGTAGTTACCAGTGATCAGGATCAACCATATCAGGAGCGCAAAGGGGCTGTCTATGAAACACAAACCAGAAATAAATCCGAACAAAATTTACCTTCCGCGAGAAGTGAATGCGTTAAGAAGCTCTGTCGGAATTCCGAACCACATATCACATTTAAACAAAAGAAAGCGACAACAAAATTTTCCAGGAAAGCGAGAtcctattttcagaaaaatcctCACCCTGCATTGGCGGATTCCGACTATACTTTGGTATGGCCCAATTGTCAGTCTAACAGGCACAAGTGCAGTCAAATGAACATccacaaatttaataattacagaacaagaAAGATTGGTCGCCGTTCTAACGCCAAATTACCCCTGCACGACAGGAATGCAACAGCACGGATTGATAACGGTGTGAATTTTGTCGAACAGAAGTATTTGCAAGATGATCAGGACATGGACTCCTGCCAGGAAATGATAAAGGTTCTGTCGAAGTCGTGCCTACAAATGGAACGTTGTAAATGTGATATGTCTCCGGGGACAAACACGGATGATACAATCGAAAGGCCGAAAGGTATCTCCCCCAAGACGCAAGAGCTGTTGAATAAAAGCTACTGGGAGTATTACAACAAATTAAGGCACAAGATACAGAATACTGGCAGCATGGAGCGGCAGTATCTGCACCAACTGGCAATGGATACGCCAGAGGCTAAGAAACGAAAGACAGACGAGCTGTACGATAAAGAGTTACAGGCTCAATCGAAACTGAATCCTGAACTGCAAACATTGCAACAGTGCTCGGCTCTTTCTAGCATGATCAACAAGGCATT GGACTCAAATCTTCAGTCAGATATCGCGCAAACAAAACAGTTATGTCGGAACGGAAGTACGAATGCATCGCCGGATCCCGATGCCCCAAATGTGAATGCAAAAAAGGTGGCTGCGAATTTGACTGATACTGAGCCTATGTTTGACAAATCGAGATATAACAGGAATACAGATAATGATAAGAAATTTTTGGAACTGAAATCTATCA TATTTTTCGGTGGTAtgctgtatattttaataatacttCTACCGATGTTGTACGACTACTTTTATCACGAAGAGTACGACCATTACGAAGATTTGAGCTATTTGGAACTGATAATGGAATACGTTTTATCATCGTTCAAGGAAGCATTTGGCGGAGCCTTGAACGgcgtgaaacaaatttttttctacccA GTTTTAGCGACGGTTCCAGTGCAGATGGCGTCACAATTTCAACGACAGCGGCGCCCTCGCCAGGCGACACACGAGGCACTGCTTGCCAGCAGACTATAA
- the LOC143368104 gene encoding uncharacterized protein LOC143368104 isoform X2 has protein sequence MYDCFNMAYQDNANAIHLNIKVNSENLLPIPQKYNAGSLRIPADPSWPKIPQRKLVDDVDDTIVPPCIVTLTGTPRRSRTVVQAPLNQSPKSTLTKDSAHSSFHQQRVASSMHTLKKLPGYVDPRFKKVTSVKRNQVTSMESLEEKAVQPDVAGCTELWSNGKLGKPIPKRDTNAQQVKLEEERLRITRRNEEVNAKSDLSPQIPRNSDLYGNTNKCIRESKENKNFNINEEVNSEQKHCINNSESKNVGNVSEDNGRNEITEKDKCMKNTSCYEYMQKLGVNDANTQDNNGQLFFVLDKKFQPHPLNAIHLDTITIPQEYVNQCYNVKVPVLTYKNIPMQIPPSAEANNAAQQCPNPCLTKNEAGQCAHPPNTELLNQFTQITSNKMQNMLKPLNNGNAYLKERIFSTFIFTCSSYYIILDTGKQIAGNRNICDSGKNIVKLQNSGPAESKDQCSKPHDNVPVTSASRTNASVPNRLECTKVQRQQESSDSEYYIPTVIKKSVHSNAFQRLNAKKAMYNTSGDETTDSEFITQKSVQKKELIGVNKLTLKANRIKTNMHGDVNSVHEPANFVSKERNEYLESVPPANVVTSDQDQPYQERKGAVYETQTRNKSEQNLPSARSECVKKLCRNSEPHITFKQKKATTKFSRKARSYFQKNPHPALADSDYTLVWPNCQSNRHKCSQMNIHKFNNYRTRKIGRRSNAKLPLHDRNATARIDNGVNFVEQKYLQDDQDMDSCQEMIKVLSKSCLQMERCKCDMSPGTNTDDTIERPKGISPKTQELLNKSYWEYYNKLRHKIQNTGSMERQYLHQLAMDTPEAKKRKTDELYDKELQAQSKLNPELQTLQQCSALSSMINKALDSNLQSDIAQTKQLCRNGSTNASPDPDAPNVNAKKVAANLTDTEPMFDKSRYNRNTDNDKKFLELKSIIFFGGMLYILIILLPMLYDYFYHEEYDHYEDLSYLELIMEYVLSSFKEAFGGALNGVKQIFFYPVLATVPVQMASQFQRQRRPRQATHEALLASRL, from the exons atgTACGATTGCTTCAATATGGCATACCAAGATAACGCAAATGCTATTCACTTGAACATAAAAG tAAACAGTGAGAACTTATTACCAATTCCACAAAAGTATAATGCAGGATCATTGCG caTACCGGCTGATCCTTCTTGGCCAAAAATACCACAACGCAAATTGGTTGATGATGTGGACGATACTATTGTACCTCCGTGCATAGTCACTTTAACCGGAACACCCAGAAGgagtcgcacagtggttcaagCCCCGTTGAACCA GTCTCCTAAATCTACGTTAACCAAGGACAGTGCACATTCTTCGTTTCATCAACAAAGAGTTGCCTCGAGTATGCACACCTTGAAGAAACTTCCTGGTTACGTCGATCCCCGTTTCAAAAA AGTTACGAGTGTTAAGAGAAATCAAGTGACGTCAATGGAATCGTTAGAGGAAAAGGCAGTGCAACCGGACGTTGCTGGCTGCACAGAACTTTGGAGTAATGGAAAACTGGGGAAGCCGATTCCTAAGAGAGATACTAATGC GCAACAGGTGAAACTGGAAGAAGAGAGGCTTCGCATCACAAGAAGAAACGAAGAGGTCAATGCGAAATCG GATTTATCGCCGCAAATTCCTCGCAACTCCGACTTGTACGGCAACACGAATAAATGTATTCGGGAGTCtaaagaaaataagaattttaatatCAATGAAGAAGTAAATTCAGAGCAGAAACattgtataaataattcggAATCGAAAAATGTGGGTAACGTTTCGGAGGATAATGGCAGAAATGAAATTACAGAGAAAGATAAATGTATGAAGAACACAAGTTGCTATGAATACATGCAAAAGTTAGGGGTGAATGACGCGAATACACAG GACAACAATGGGCAGTTGTTTTTCGTGTTAGACAAGAAATTTCAGCCGCATCCTTTGAATGCGATACATCTCGATACAATCACTATACCTCAAGAATATGTAAATCAATGCTACAATGTAAAAGTTCCAGTTCTTACTTATAAAAACATTCCAATGCAAATACCACCCAGTGCAGAGGCAAATAATGCAGCGCAACAGTGTCCAAATCCATGTTTAACAAAAAATGAAGCAGGACAATGCGCGCATCCTCCTAACACTGAGTTATTGAATCAATTCACACAAATTACTTCGAACAAAATGCAAAACATGCTTAAACCTCTGAATAATGGTAATGCTTATTTAAAAGAACGTATTTTCAGTACTTTCATTTTCACCTGTTCTTCATATTACATTATTCTAGACACTGGAAAGCAAATAGCTGGTAATAGAAATATCTGTGATAGTGGGAAGAATATAGTAAAGCTACAAAATTCTGGACCTGCTGAAAGCAAGGACCAGTGTTCGAAGCCACACGATAATGTTCCTGTTACGAGCGCATCCAGAACAAACGCAAGTGTACCCAACAGATTAGAGTGCACAAAAGTTCAGAGGCAACAAGAATCTAGCGATTCCGAGTACTATATTCCCACTGTGATTAAAAAGAGCGTACATAGTAATGCGTTTCAACGTTTGAACGCGAAGAAAGCTATGTACAATACAAGCGGGGATGAAACAACGGATTCTGAATTTATTACTCAGAAAAGTGTTCAGAAGAAAGAACTTATCGGTGTAAATAAACTCACACTAAAAGCTAATAGGATTAAAACTAACATGCACGGCGATGTGAATTCAGTTCACGAGCCGGCAAATTTTGTATCCAAAGAGAGAAACGAATATCTTGAGTCAGTACCACCAGCTAATGTAGTTACCAGTGATCAGGATCAACCATATCAGGAGCGCAAAGGGGCTGTCTATGAAACACAAACCAGAAATAAATCCGAACAAAATTTACCTTCCGCGAGAAGTGAATGCGTTAAGAAGCTCTGTCGGAATTCCGAACCACATATCACATTTAAACAAAAGAAAGCGACAACAAAATTTTCCAGGAAAGCGAGAtcctattttcagaaaaatcctCACCCTGCATTGGCGGATTCCGACTATACTTTGGTATGGCCCAATTGTCAGTCTAACAGGCACAAGTGCAGTCAAATGAACATccacaaatttaataattacagaacaagaAAGATTGGTCGCCGTTCTAACGCCAAATTACCCCTGCACGACAGGAATGCAACAGCACGGATTGATAACGGTGTGAATTTTGTCGAACAGAAGTATTTGCAAGATGATCAGGACATGGACTCCTGCCAGGAAATGATAAAGGTTCTGTCGAAGTCGTGCCTACAAATGGAACGTTGTAAATGTGATATGTCTCCGGGGACAAACACGGATGATACAATCGAAAGGCCGAAAGGTATCTCCCCCAAGACGCAAGAGCTGTTGAATAAAAGCTACTGGGAGTATTACAACAAATTAAGGCACAAGATACAGAATACTGGCAGCATGGAGCGGCAGTATCTGCACCAACTGGCAATGGATACGCCAGAGGCTAAGAAACGAAAGACAGACGAGCTGTACGATAAAGAGTTACAGGCTCAATCGAAACTGAATCCTGAACTGCAAACATTGCAACAGTGCTCGGCTCTTTCTAGCATGATCAACAAGGCATT GGACTCAAATCTTCAGTCAGATATCGCGCAAACAAAACAGTTATGTCGGAACGGAAGTACGAATGCATCGCCGGATCCCGATGCCCCAAATGTGAATGCAAAAAAGGTGGCTGCGAATTTGACTGATACTGAGCCTATGTTTGACAAATCGAGATATAACAGGAATACAGATAATGATAAGAAATTTTTGGAACTGAAATCTATCA TATTTTTCGGTGGTAtgctgtatattttaataatacttCTACCGATGTTGTACGACTACTTTTATCACGAAGAGTACGACCATTACGAAGATTTGAGCTATTTGGAACTGATAATGGAATACGTTTTATCATCGTTCAAGGAAGCATTTGGCGGAGCCTTGAACGgcgtgaaacaaatttttttctacccA GTTTTAGCGACGGTTCCAGTGCAGATGGCGTCACAATTTCAACGACAGCGGCGCCCTCGCCAGGCGACACACGAGGCACTGCTTGCCAGCAGACTATAA
- the LOC143368104 gene encoding uncharacterized protein LOC143368104 isoform X1: MYDCFNMAYQDNANAIHLNIKVNSENLLPIPQKYNAGSLRIPADPSWPKIPQRKLVDDVDDTIVPPCIVTLTGTPRRSRTVVQAPLNQSPKSTLTKDSAHSSFHQQRVASSMHTLKKLPGYVDPRFKKVTSVKRNQVTSMESLEEKAVQPDVAGCTELWSNGKLGKPIPKRDTNAQQVKLEEERLRITRRNEEVNAKSDLSPQIPRNSDLYGNTNKCIRESKENKNFNINEEVNSEQKHCINNSESKNVGNVSEDNGRNEITEKDKCMKNTSCYEYMQKLGVNDANTQVDISSTPVQDNNGQLFFVLDKKFQPHPLNAIHLDTITIPQEYVNQCYNVKVPVLTYKNIPMQIPPSAEANNAAQQCPNPCLTKNEAGQCAHPPNTELLNQFTQITSNKMQNMLKPLNNGNAYLKERIFSTFIFTCSSYYIILDTGKQIAGNRNICDSGKNIVKLQNSGPAESKDQCSKPHDNVPVTSASRTNASVPNRLECTKVQRQQESSDSEYYIPTVIKKSVHSNAFQRLNAKKAMYNTSGDETTDSEFITQKSVQKKELIGVNKLTLKANRIKTNMHGDVNSVHEPANFVSKERNEYLESVPPANVVTSDQDQPYQERKGAVYETQTRNKSEQNLPSARSECVKKLCRNSEPHITFKQKKATTKFSRKARSYFQKNPHPALADSDYTLVWPNCQSNRHKCSQMNIHKFNNYRTRKIGRRSNAKLPLHDRNATARIDNGVNFVEQKYLQDDQDMDSCQEMIKVLSKSCLQMERCKCDMSPGTNTDDTIERPKGISPKTQELLNKSYWEYYNKLRHKIQNTGSMERQYLHQLAMDTPEAKKRKTDELYDKELQAQSKLNPELQTLQQCSALSSMINKALDSNLQSDIAQTKQLCRNGSTNASPDPDAPNVNAKKVAANLTDTEPMFDKSRYNRNTDNDKKFLELKSIIFFGGMLYILIILLPMLYDYFYHEEYDHYEDLSYLELIMEYVLSSFKEAFGGALNGVKQIFFYPVLATVPVQMASQFQRQRRPRQATHEALLASRL; encoded by the exons atgTACGATTGCTTCAATATGGCATACCAAGATAACGCAAATGCTATTCACTTGAACATAAAAG tAAACAGTGAGAACTTATTACCAATTCCACAAAAGTATAATGCAGGATCATTGCG caTACCGGCTGATCCTTCTTGGCCAAAAATACCACAACGCAAATTGGTTGATGATGTGGACGATACTATTGTACCTCCGTGCATAGTCACTTTAACCGGAACACCCAGAAGgagtcgcacagtggttcaagCCCCGTTGAACCA GTCTCCTAAATCTACGTTAACCAAGGACAGTGCACATTCTTCGTTTCATCAACAAAGAGTTGCCTCGAGTATGCACACCTTGAAGAAACTTCCTGGTTACGTCGATCCCCGTTTCAAAAA AGTTACGAGTGTTAAGAGAAATCAAGTGACGTCAATGGAATCGTTAGAGGAAAAGGCAGTGCAACCGGACGTTGCTGGCTGCACAGAACTTTGGAGTAATGGAAAACTGGGGAAGCCGATTCCTAAGAGAGATACTAATGC GCAACAGGTGAAACTGGAAGAAGAGAGGCTTCGCATCACAAGAAGAAACGAAGAGGTCAATGCGAAATCG GATTTATCGCCGCAAATTCCTCGCAACTCCGACTTGTACGGCAACACGAATAAATGTATTCGGGAGTCtaaagaaaataagaattttaatatCAATGAAGAAGTAAATTCAGAGCAGAAACattgtataaataattcggAATCGAAAAATGTGGGTAACGTTTCGGAGGATAATGGCAGAAATGAAATTACAGAGAAAGATAAATGTATGAAGAACACAAGTTGCTATGAATACATGCAAAAGTTAGGGGTGAATGACGCGAATACACAGGTGGACATAAGTTCTACACCAGTGCAA GACAACAATGGGCAGTTGTTTTTCGTGTTAGACAAGAAATTTCAGCCGCATCCTTTGAATGCGATACATCTCGATACAATCACTATACCTCAAGAATATGTAAATCAATGCTACAATGTAAAAGTTCCAGTTCTTACTTATAAAAACATTCCAATGCAAATACCACCCAGTGCAGAGGCAAATAATGCAGCGCAACAGTGTCCAAATCCATGTTTAACAAAAAATGAAGCAGGACAATGCGCGCATCCTCCTAACACTGAGTTATTGAATCAATTCACACAAATTACTTCGAACAAAATGCAAAACATGCTTAAACCTCTGAATAATGGTAATGCTTATTTAAAAGAACGTATTTTCAGTACTTTCATTTTCACCTGTTCTTCATATTACATTATTCTAGACACTGGAAAGCAAATAGCTGGTAATAGAAATATCTGTGATAGTGGGAAGAATATAGTAAAGCTACAAAATTCTGGACCTGCTGAAAGCAAGGACCAGTGTTCGAAGCCACACGATAATGTTCCTGTTACGAGCGCATCCAGAACAAACGCAAGTGTACCCAACAGATTAGAGTGCACAAAAGTTCAGAGGCAACAAGAATCTAGCGATTCCGAGTACTATATTCCCACTGTGATTAAAAAGAGCGTACATAGTAATGCGTTTCAACGTTTGAACGCGAAGAAAGCTATGTACAATACAAGCGGGGATGAAACAACGGATTCTGAATTTATTACTCAGAAAAGTGTTCAGAAGAAAGAACTTATCGGTGTAAATAAACTCACACTAAAAGCTAATAGGATTAAAACTAACATGCACGGCGATGTGAATTCAGTTCACGAGCCGGCAAATTTTGTATCCAAAGAGAGAAACGAATATCTTGAGTCAGTACCACCAGCTAATGTAGTTACCAGTGATCAGGATCAACCATATCAGGAGCGCAAAGGGGCTGTCTATGAAACACAAACCAGAAATAAATCCGAACAAAATTTACCTTCCGCGAGAAGTGAATGCGTTAAGAAGCTCTGTCGGAATTCCGAACCACATATCACATTTAAACAAAAGAAAGCGACAACAAAATTTTCCAGGAAAGCGAGAtcctattttcagaaaaatcctCACCCTGCATTGGCGGATTCCGACTATACTTTGGTATGGCCCAATTGTCAGTCTAACAGGCACAAGTGCAGTCAAATGAACATccacaaatttaataattacagaacaagaAAGATTGGTCGCCGTTCTAACGCCAAATTACCCCTGCACGACAGGAATGCAACAGCACGGATTGATAACGGTGTGAATTTTGTCGAACAGAAGTATTTGCAAGATGATCAGGACATGGACTCCTGCCAGGAAATGATAAAGGTTCTGTCGAAGTCGTGCCTACAAATGGAACGTTGTAAATGTGATATGTCTCCGGGGACAAACACGGATGATACAATCGAAAGGCCGAAAGGTATCTCCCCCAAGACGCAAGAGCTGTTGAATAAAAGCTACTGGGAGTATTACAACAAATTAAGGCACAAGATACAGAATACTGGCAGCATGGAGCGGCAGTATCTGCACCAACTGGCAATGGATACGCCAGAGGCTAAGAAACGAAAGACAGACGAGCTGTACGATAAAGAGTTACAGGCTCAATCGAAACTGAATCCTGAACTGCAAACATTGCAACAGTGCTCGGCTCTTTCTAGCATGATCAACAAGGCATT GGACTCAAATCTTCAGTCAGATATCGCGCAAACAAAACAGTTATGTCGGAACGGAAGTACGAATGCATCGCCGGATCCCGATGCCCCAAATGTGAATGCAAAAAAGGTGGCTGCGAATTTGACTGATACTGAGCCTATGTTTGACAAATCGAGATATAACAGGAATACAGATAATGATAAGAAATTTTTGGAACTGAAATCTATCA TATTTTTCGGTGGTAtgctgtatattttaataatacttCTACCGATGTTGTACGACTACTTTTATCACGAAGAGTACGACCATTACGAAGATTTGAGCTATTTGGAACTGATAATGGAATACGTTTTATCATCGTTCAAGGAAGCATTTGGCGGAGCCTTGAACGgcgtgaaacaaatttttttctacccA GTTTTAGCGACGGTTCCAGTGCAGATGGCGTCACAATTTCAACGACAGCGGCGCCCTCGCCAGGCGACACACGAGGCACTGCTTGCCAGCAGACTATAA